One segment of Chlorocebus sabaeus isolate Y175 chromosome 26, mChlSab1.0.hap1, whole genome shotgun sequence DNA contains the following:
- the PAK6 gene encoding serine/threonine-protein kinase PAK 6 — protein MFRKKKKKRPEISAPQNFQHRVHTSFDPKEGKFVGLPPQWQNILDTLRRPKPVVDPSRITRVQLQPMKTVVRGSAVPVDGYISGLLNDIQKLSVISSNTLRGRSPTSRRRAQSLGLLGDEHWATDPDMYLQSPQSERTDPHGLYLSCNGGTPAGHKQMPWPEPQSPRVLPNGLAAKAQSLGPAEFQGASQRCLQLGACLQSSPPGASPPTATGRRGMKVAKHGSEEARPQSCLVGSATGRPGGEGSPSPKTQESSLKRRLFRSMFLSTAATAPPSSSKPGPPPQSKPNSSFRPPQKDNPPSLVAKAQSLPSDQPVGTFSPLTTSDTSSPQKSLRTAPAAGPLPGRSSPAGSPRTWHAQISTSNLYLPQDPTVAKGTLAGEDTGVVTHEQFKAALRMVVDQGDPRLLLDSYVKIGEGSTGIVCLAREKHSGRQVAVKMMDLRKQQRRELLFNEVVIMRDYQHFNVVEMYKSYLVGDELWVLMEFLQGGALTDIVSQVRLNEEQIATVCEAVLQALAYLHAQGVIHRDIKSDSILLTLDGRVKLSDFGFCAQISKDVPKRKSLVGTPYWMAPEVISRSLYATEVDIWSLGIMVIEMVDGEPPYFSDSPVQAMKRLRDSPPPKLKNSHKVSPVLRDFLERMLVRDPQERATAQELLDHPFLLQTGLPECLVPLIQLYRKQTSTC, from the exons ATGTTtcgaaagaaaaagaagaaacgcCCTGAGATCTCAGCCCCACAGAACTTCCAGCACCGTGTCCACACCTCCTTCGACCCCAAAGAAGGCAAGTTTGTGGGCCTTCCCCCACAATGGCAGAACATCCTGGACACACTGCGGCGCCCCAAGCCTGTGGTGGACCCTTCGCGAATCACACGGGTGCAGCTCCAGCCCATGAAG ACAGTGGTGCGGGGCAGCGCGGTGCCTGTGGATGGCTACATCTCGGGGCTGCTCAACGACATCCAGAAGTTGTCAGTCATCAGCTCCAACACCCTGCGCGGCCGCAGTCCCACTAGCCGGCGGCGGGCACAGTCCCTGGGGCTGCTGGGGGATGAGCACTGGGCCACCGACCCAGACATGTACCTCCAGAGTCCCCAGTCTGAGCGCACTGACCCCCACGGCCTCTACCTCAGCTGCAATGGGGGCACACCAGCAGGCCACAAGCAGATGCCGTGGCCCGAGCCACAGAGCCCACGGGTCCTGCCCAATGGGCTGGCTGCAAAGGCACAGTCCCTGGGCCCCGCCGAATTTCAGGGTGCCTCACAGCGCTGTCTGCAGCTGGGTGCTTGCCTGCAGAGCTCCCCACCAGGAGCCTCACCCCCCACAGCCACTGGCAGGCGTGGAATGAAGGTTGCCAAGCATGGCTCTGAGGAGGCCCGGCCACAGTCCTGCCTGGTGGGCTCAGCCACGGGCAGGCCAGGTGGGGAAGGCAGCCCTAGCCCTaagacccaggagagcagcctgAAGCGTAGGCTATTCCGAAGCATGTTCCTGTCCACTGCTGCCACGGCCCCTCCAAGCAGCAGCAAGCCAGGCCCTCCACCACAGAGCAAG CCCAACTCCTCTTTTCGACCGCCACAGAAAGACAACCCTCCAAGCCTGGTGGCCAAGGCCCAGTCCTTGCCCTCGGACCAGCCAGTGGGGACCTTCAGCCCTCTGACCACTTCGGATACCAGCAGCCCCCAGAAGTCCCTCCGCACAGCCCCGGCCGCAGGCCCGCTTCCAGGCCGGTCTTCCCCAGCAGGTTCCCCCCGCACCTGGCACGCCCAGATCAGCACCAGCAACCTGTACCTGCCCCAGGACCCCACGGTTGCCAAGGGCACTCTGGCTGGTGAGGACACAGGTGTTGTGACACAtgagcagttcaaggctgcactcAGGATGGTGGTGGACCAGGGTGACCCCCGGCTGTTGCTGGACAGCTACGTGAAGATTGGCGAGGGCTCCACCGGCATCGTCTGTTTGGCCCGGGAGAAGCACTCAGGCCGCCAGGTGGCCGTCAAGATGATGGACCTCAGGAAGCAGCAGCGCAGGGAGCTGCTCTTCAACGAG GTGGTGATCATGCGGGACTACCAGCACTTCAACGTGGTGGAGATGTACAAGAGCTACCTAGTGGGCGATGAGCTGTGGGTGCTCAtggagttcctgcagggaggagCCCTCACAGACATCGTCTCCCAAGTCAG GCTGAATGAAGAGCAGATCGCCACTGTGTGTGAGGCTGTGCTGCAGGCCCTGGCTTACCTGCATGCCCAGGGTGTCATCCACCGGGACATCAAGAGTGACTCCATCCTGCTGACCCTGGATGGCAGG GTGAAGCTCTCGGACTTCGGATTCTGTGCTCAGATCAGCAAAGACGTCCCTAAGAGGAAGTCCCTGGTGGGAACCCCCTACTGGATGGCTCCTGAAGTGATCTCCAGGTCTCTGTATGCCACTGAG GTGGATATCTGGTCTCTGGGCATCATGGTGATTGAGATGGTGGATGGGGAGCCACCCTACTTCAGTGACTCCCCAGTGCAAGCCATGAAGAGGCTCCGGGACAGCCCCCCGCCCAAGCTGAAAAACTCTCACAAG GTCTCCCCAGTGCTGCGAGACTTCCTGGAGCGGATGCTGGTGCGGGACCCCCAAGAGAGAGCCACAGCCCAGGAGCTCCTAGACCACCCCTTCCTGCTGCAGACAGGGCTACCCGAGTGCCTGGTGCCCCTGATCCAGCTCTACCGCAAGCAGACCTCCACCTGCTGA
- the ANKRD63 gene encoding ankyrin repeat domain-containing protein 63, with protein MLKPKDLCPRAGTRTFLEAMQAGKVHLARFVLDALDRSIIDCRAEQGRTPLMVAVGLPDPALRARFVRLLLEQGAAVNLRDERGRTALSLACERGHLDAVQLLVQFSGDPEAADSAGNSPVMWAAACGHGAVLEFLVRSFRRLGLRLDRTNRAGLTALQLAASRGHGTCVQALTGPWGRAAAAAAARGSNSDSPPGHPAPAPSPERRRPSPRRLPRPLLARFARAAGGHGHGGEAGSAGKNSGRHRAQGSERPELGRSMSLALGAVTEEEAARLRAGALMALPNSPQSSGTGRWRSQEVLEGAPPTLVQAPIGLSPHPEGGPGSGRLGLRRRSTAPDIPSLVGEAPGPESGPELEANALPVSVPGPNPWQAGTEAVVLRAQR; from the coding sequence ATGCTCAAACCCAAGGACCTGTGTCCCCGAGCGGGGACGCGCACCTTCCTGGAGGCCATGCAGGCGGGCAAAGTGCACTTGGCCCGCTTCGTGTTGGATGCGCTGGACCGCAGCATCATCGACTGCCGAGCGGAGCAGGGCCGTACGCCGCTCATGGTGGCCGTGGGGCTGCCGGACCCCGCTCTGCGCGCGCGCTTCGTGCGGCTGCTGCTTGAGCAGGGTGCTGCCGTGAACCTGCGGGACGAGCGCGGCCGCACCGCACTCAGCCTGGCGTGCGAGCGAGGCCACCTGGACGCCGTGCAGCTGCTAGTGCAGTTCAGTGGTGACCCCGAGGCGGCCGACTCTGCGGGCAACAGCCCGGTGATGTGGGCGGCGGCCTGCGGCCACGGGGCAGTGCTCGAGTTCCTGGTGCGGTCCTTCCGCCGCCTAGGCCTGCGCCTCGACCGCACCAACCGTGCGGGGCTCACTGCGCTGCAACTGGCTGCCTCCCGCGGCCACGGGACCTGTGTGCAGGCCCTCACCGGGCCCTGGGGccgcgccgccgccgcagccGCGGCCCGGGGCTCCAACTCCGATAGTCCCCCTGGCCACCCTGCCCCCGCGCCCAGCCCCGAGCGTCGACGACCCAGCCCCCGCCGCCTCCCGCGGCCTCTCCTGGCGCGCTTTGCGCGAGCGGCGGGCGGCCACGGCCACGGCGGCGAGGCTGGCTCAGCGGGCAAGAATTCGGGCCGGCACCGGGCGCAGGGCAGTGAACGGCCCGAGCTGGGTCGGAGCATGAGCCTGGCGCTGGGTGCGGTGACCGAGGAGGAGGCGGCCCGCCTGCGGGCTGGGGCCCTGATGGCCCTACCAAACTCGCCCCAGTCTTCGGGGACTGGGCGGTGGCGCTCACAGGAGGTGCTGGAGGGAGCGCCCCCAACCTTAGTGCAAGCCCCCATTGGCCTCAGCCCCCATCCGGAGGGCGGCCCCGGCTCCGGCCGCCTGGGTTTGCGCCGACGCTCCACAGCCCCAGATATCCCCAGCCTGGTCGGTGAGGCGCCGGGGCCCGAGAGTGGCCCTGAGTTAGAGGCCAACGCTCTGCCTGTCTCGGTGCCTGGGCCGAACCCTTGGCAGGCGGGCACCGAGGCCGTGGTGCTGCGTGCTCAGCGGTAA